Part of the Anaeromicrobium sediminis genome, TTTTTCTTCTAATCTAAGTGCAATGGATCTAACATTTTTATATCCGCCTTTAGCGCCTCTTATTGCCTTTACTATTTTCTTCCCTATTTCTATATCATCTGTTCTTAAGTTCACATTAAAAGCTACTAAGGGGAATCTGACTCCAGTAACTGTAGCACCACTCTTGGGTACAAAAGCATGAGGGCCTTCATCTGGCTCCCATTCTTCTTTTTTCATTTTTTCTTCTAACGCTTCATATTGTCCTTTTCTGATTTTTACTAAGTTCTTTCTTTCTGGTCTTGTTGCAGCATCTTCATAATAATATACAGGGACGCCTAATTTTCCTAAGAATTTTCCAAAGTCCTTCGCTATTTCAACCGCTTCTTCATTTGTAACATTTTTTACTGGAATAAATGGTACAACATCTACTGCGCCCATTCTTGGATGACTTCCTTCGTGCTTTGTCATATCAATCAATTCAACGGCCTTTGCAGCAAGTCTTTTTGTTGATTCAAGTATTGCCTCTGGTTCTCCTATATATGTAAATACAGTTCTATTATGGTCTTTATCCGAATCTAAATCGATTACTCTT contains:
- the ftcD gene encoding glutamate formimidoyltransferase, with product MKSLLAEVNISEGRDLDLVEKVKAALLEKEDVRVIDLDSDKDHNRTVFTYIGEPEAILESTKRLAAKAVELIDMTKHEGSHPRMGAVDVVPFIPVKNVTNEEAVEIAKDFGKFLGKLGVPVYYYEDAATRPERKNLVKIRKGQYEALEEKMKKEEWEPDEGPHAFVPKSGATVTGVRFPLVAFNVNLRTDDIEIGKKIVKAIRGAKGGYKNVRSIALRLEEKNMIQVSMNLVNYEETPIPRVLETIRSEARRYGVIIAGAELIGPVPLMALEEVLKHYLQVHDFSMEQIYY